In Actinomadura luteofluorescens, the sequence CTGCGGGCCGGGGCCAGCGTCCTGCCGGGTGACCGGGGTGCCTGGGCGCGCGTCCTGGGGGAGCGGTCGCCGGAGGTCGAGGCCGCCTTCATGCAGGTATGGGACGCCGTCCGCCGGCTGCTGCTGGGCGTGCCCGCCCCCGCGCGGCGCAGGTGGTGACACCGGCCGTGGGGGATCAGGGGAGGCCGGCCGGGCGCCTGCTCCGCCGCGAGGTGGCCGAGGCCACCGTCCTGGACCGGCACAGGAAGGGGCCGCCCCGCCACCCGGGGATCAAGCCGCGCGCGCTGCTCGACGTCGCGATCGGAGGGGCCGTCGGGGCCCTGGCGCGTGACCTGCTCATCAAGGCGATGCCCGGCGCGCAGCACGGCTTCCCTTGGGGGACCCTCCTGGTGAACATGCTGGGCTGCCTGTTCATCGGAATCCTGACGTCGTACCTGCTCAAGGGCAAGCCGCACCCCGTCGCCCGGCCGCTGCTGGTGACCGGGTACCTGGGCGGGTTCACCACGTTCTCCCACCTCATCGATGGAGTCCACGCCCTCGGCCGCGCCGGGGCCTGGGACCAGAGCGTCGTCTACGCGGTGGCCAGCGTGGCGGGCGGCTGGATCGCGGTCGCCGCCGGTCTCTGGGGCGGACGGCTCCTGCCGTACCGCCCGCTCCGGCCGGAGGGCGGCGCGCCGACATGATCGCCCTGCTGGTGCTCGCCGGAGGGGCGTGCGGCGCCATGCTCCGCTTCGTCCTCGACACGATGGTCAAGCATCGGTTCGGCAAGGCGTTCCCTTGGGGGACGCTGACGGTCAACCTCCTCGGCACCGGAGTCCTGGGCGCCCTGCACGGCGTGACCACGAGCGCGGTACCCGACGGTCTGGTCGGCACGGGCTTCTGCGGCGCGCTCACCACGTTCAGCACCTTCGAGCTGGACACCGTCCACCTCTTCCAGGACGGGAAGTACGCCAGAGGCGCGGCGAACGTGCTCGTCTCCCTGGGGCTGGGCATCGGCGTCTTCA encodes:
- the crcB gene encoding fluoride efflux transporter CrcB, encoding MIALLVLAGGACGAMLRFVLDTMVKHRFGKAFPWGTLTVNLLGTGVLGALHGVTTSAVPDGLVGTGFCGALTTFSTFELDTVHLFQDGKYARGAANVLVSLGLGIGVFSLLYAAFQAV
- a CDS encoding fluoride efflux transporter FluC, whose product is MGDQGRPAGRLLRREVAEATVLDRHRKGPPRHPGIKPRALLDVAIGGAVGALARDLLIKAMPGAQHGFPWGTLLVNMLGCLFIGILTSYLLKGKPHPVARPLLVTGYLGGFTTFSHLIDGVHALGRAGAWDQSVVYAVASVAGGWIAVAAGLWGGRLLPYRPLRPEGGAPT